From Mus musculus strain C57BL/6J chromosome 17, GRCm38.p6 C57BL/6J, the proteins below share one genomic window:
- the Tbc1d24 gene encoding TBC1 domain family member 24 isoform a (isoform a is encoded by transcript variant 2), which translates to MDPPGYNCFVDKDKMDASIQDLGPKELNCTELQELKQLARQGYWAQSHTLRGKVYQRLIRDIPCRTVTPDASVYSDIVGKIVGKHSSSSLPLPEFVDNTQVPTYCLNTRGEGAVRKILLCIANQFPDISFCPALPAVVALLLHYSIDEAECFEKACRILSCNDPTKKLIDQSFLAFESSCMTFGDLVNKYCQAAHKLMVAVSEDVLQVYSDWQRWLFGELPLNYFARVFDVFLVEGYKVLYRVALAILKFFHKVRAGQPLESDNVKQDIRMFVKDIAKTVSPEKLLEKAFAIRLFSRKEIQLLQMANEKALRQKGITVKQKSVSLSKRQFVHLAVHAENFHSEIVSVKEMRDIWSWIPERFALCQPLLLFSSLQHGYSLSRFYFQCEGHEPTLLLIKTTQKEVCGAYLSTDWSERTKFGGKLGFFGTGECFVFRLQPEVQRYEWVVIKHPELTKATSLKSSEAAGSSSLISHCSSDPADRLSPFLAARHFNLPSKTESMFMAGGNDCLIIGGGGGQALYVDGDLNRGRTGHCDTFNNQPLCSENFLIAAVEAWGFQDPDTE; encoded by the exons ATGGACCCCCCAGGGTACAATTGCTTTGTGGATAAGGACAAGATGGATGCATCCATCCAGGACCTGGGGCCAAAGGAGCTGAACTGCACGGAGCTACAGGAGCTGAAGCAACTGGCACGGCAGGGTTACTGGGCTCAGAGCCACACCCTGCGCGGGAAAGTGTACCAGCGCCTGATCCGGGACATCCCCTGCCGCACAGTCACACCTGATGCCAGCGTGTACAGTGACATTGTGGGGAAGATTGTGGGCAAGCACAGCAGCAGTAGTCTGCCCTTGCCTGAGTTTGTAGACAACACTCAGGTGCCCACCTACTGCCTGAACACACGGGGTGAAGGGGCTGTGCGCAAGATCCTCCTGTGTATTGCCAACCAGTTCCCTGACATCTccttctgccctgccctgcctgctgTGGTGGCCTTGCTACTGCACTACAGCATCGATGAAGCTGAGTGTTTCGAAAAAGCCTGCCGCATCTTATCCTGCAATGACCCCACCAAGAAGCTCATTGACCAGAGCTTCCTGGCCTTTGAGTCTTCCTGTATGACATTTGGGGACCTGGTGAACAAGTACTGCCAGGCAGCCCATAAACTGATGGTGGCCGTGTCAGAGGACGTCCTGCAGGTCTACTCTGACTGGCAGCGATGGCTCTTTGGGGAGCTGCCCCTCAATTACTTTGCCCGTGTTTTTGATGTCTTCCTTGTAGAAGGCTACAAAGTATTGTACCGAGTTGCTCTGGCCATCCTCAAGTTCTTCCACAAGGTGAGAGCAGGACAGCCCCTTGAGTCAGACAATGTAAAGCAAGACATCCGAATGTTTGTCAAGGACATTGCCAAGACAGTGTCCCCTGAGAAACTACTAGAGAAGGCCTTTGCCATCCGCCTATTTTCCCGAAAGGAGATCCAGCTCTTGCAAATGGCCAATGAGAAAGCACTGAGGCAGAAGGGTATAACTGTCAAACAGAAGAG TGTCTCACTTTCTAAAAG GCAGTTTGTGCACTTAGCTGTCCATGCAGAGAACTTCCACTCAGAGATTGTCAGCGTGAAGGAGATGAGAGACATTTGGTCCTGGATCCCTGAGCGCTTTGCCCTCTGCCAACCCCTCCTGCTCTTCTCATCACTGCAGCATGGGTACAGCCTAAGCAG GTTCTATTTCCAGTGTGAAGGACATGAGCCCACCCTCCTGCTCATCAAGACCACTCAAAAGGAG GTCTGTGGGGCTTACCTGTCAACAGACTGGAGCGAGAGGACTAAATTCGGAGGCAAGCTGGGCTTCTTTGGGACTGGAGAATGCTTTGTTTTTAGG CTGCAGCCGGAAGTGCAGCGCTATGAGTGGGTGGTCATCAAACACCCAGAGCTGACCAAGGCAACATCCCTCAAGTCTTCAGAGGCTGCAGGCAGTTCTTCCCTCATCAGCCACTGCTCTTCAGACCCCGCTGATCGGCTCTCCCCTTTCCTGGCTGCCCGGCACTTCAACCTGCCCTCCAAGACTGAGTCCATGTTCATGGCTGGAGGCAATGACTGCCTCATCATTG GGGGAGGAGGTGGTCAAGCACTCTACGTTGATGGGGACCTGAATCGAGGGCGCACTGGACACTGTGACACATTCAACAACCAGCCCCTCTGCTCTGAGAACTTCCTCATCGCAGCTGTGGAGGCTTGGGGCTTCCAAGACCCTGACACCGAATGA
- the Tbc1d24 gene encoding TBC1 domain family member 24 isoform b (isoform b is encoded by transcript variant 5), protein MDPPGYNCFVDKDKMDASIQDLGPKELNCTELQELKQLARQGYWAQSHTLRGKVYQRLIRDIPCRTVTPDASVYSDIVGKIVGKHSSSSLPLPEFVDNTQVPTYCLNTRGEGAVRKILLCIANQFPDISFCPALPAVVALLLHYSIDEAECFEKACRILSCNDPTKKLIDQSFLAFESSCMTFGDLVNKYCQAAHKLMVAVSEDVLQVYSDWQRWLFGELPLNYFARVFDVFLVEGYKVLYRVALAILKFFHKVRAGQPLESDNVKQDIRMFVKDIAKTVSPEKLLEKAFAIRLFSRKEIQLLQMANEKALRQKGITVKQKRQFVHLAVHAENFHSEIVSVKEMRDIWSWIPERFALCQPLLLFSSLQHGYSLSRFYFQCEGHEPTLLLIKTTQKEVCGAYLSTDWSERTKFGGKLGFFGTGECFVFRLQPEVQRYEWVVIKHPELTKATSLKSSEAAGSSSLISHCSSDPADRLSPFLAARHFNLPSKTESMFMAGGNDCLIIGGGGGQALYVDGDLNRGRTGHCDTFNNQPLCSENFLIAAVEAWGFQDPDTE, encoded by the exons ATGGACCCCCCAGGGTACAATTGCTTTGTGGATAAGGACAAGATGGATGCATCCATCCAGGACCTGGGGCCAAAGGAGCTGAACTGCACGGAGCTACAGGAGCTGAAGCAACTGGCACGGCAGGGTTACTGGGCTCAGAGCCACACCCTGCGCGGGAAAGTGTACCAGCGCCTGATCCGGGACATCCCCTGCCGCACAGTCACACCTGATGCCAGCGTGTACAGTGACATTGTGGGGAAGATTGTGGGCAAGCACAGCAGCAGTAGTCTGCCCTTGCCTGAGTTTGTAGACAACACTCAGGTGCCCACCTACTGCCTGAACACACGGGGTGAAGGGGCTGTGCGCAAGATCCTCCTGTGTATTGCCAACCAGTTCCCTGACATCTccttctgccctgccctgcctgctgTGGTGGCCTTGCTACTGCACTACAGCATCGATGAAGCTGAGTGTTTCGAAAAAGCCTGCCGCATCTTATCCTGCAATGACCCCACCAAGAAGCTCATTGACCAGAGCTTCCTGGCCTTTGAGTCTTCCTGTATGACATTTGGGGACCTGGTGAACAAGTACTGCCAGGCAGCCCATAAACTGATGGTGGCCGTGTCAGAGGACGTCCTGCAGGTCTACTCTGACTGGCAGCGATGGCTCTTTGGGGAGCTGCCCCTCAATTACTTTGCCCGTGTTTTTGATGTCTTCCTTGTAGAAGGCTACAAAGTATTGTACCGAGTTGCTCTGGCCATCCTCAAGTTCTTCCACAAGGTGAGAGCAGGACAGCCCCTTGAGTCAGACAATGTAAAGCAAGACATCCGAATGTTTGTCAAGGACATTGCCAAGACAGTGTCCCCTGAGAAACTACTAGAGAAGGCCTTTGCCATCCGCCTATTTTCCCGAAAGGAGATCCAGCTCTTGCAAATGGCCAATGAGAAAGCACTGAGGCAGAAGGGTATAACTGTCAAACAGAAGAG GCAGTTTGTGCACTTAGCTGTCCATGCAGAGAACTTCCACTCAGAGATTGTCAGCGTGAAGGAGATGAGAGACATTTGGTCCTGGATCCCTGAGCGCTTTGCCCTCTGCCAACCCCTCCTGCTCTTCTCATCACTGCAGCATGGGTACAGCCTAAGCAG GTTCTATTTCCAGTGTGAAGGACATGAGCCCACCCTCCTGCTCATCAAGACCACTCAAAAGGAG GTCTGTGGGGCTTACCTGTCAACAGACTGGAGCGAGAGGACTAAATTCGGAGGCAAGCTGGGCTTCTTTGGGACTGGAGAATGCTTTGTTTTTAGG CTGCAGCCGGAAGTGCAGCGCTATGAGTGGGTGGTCATCAAACACCCAGAGCTGACCAAGGCAACATCCCTCAAGTCTTCAGAGGCTGCAGGCAGTTCTTCCCTCATCAGCCACTGCTCTTCAGACCCCGCTGATCGGCTCTCCCCTTTCCTGGCTGCCCGGCACTTCAACCTGCCCTCCAAGACTGAGTCCATGTTCATGGCTGGAGGCAATGACTGCCTCATCATTG GGGGAGGAGGTGGTCAAGCACTCTACGTTGATGGGGACCTGAATCGAGGGCGCACTGGACACTGTGACACATTCAACAACCAGCCCCTCTGCTCTGAGAACTTCCTCATCGCAGCTGTGGAGGCTTGGGGCTTCCAAGACCCTGACACCGAATGA